One Carya illinoinensis cultivar Pawnee chromosome 5, C.illinoinensisPawnee_v1, whole genome shotgun sequence genomic window, ttGAGATACCCGATAATCCTGCAAGATATGTAACATGTTGTCCCGGCACTTTTCATCAATTATTAACTTGCATGCTTTGAATATGTGGCTACAAGTATAGGATCCGGATCTCCTAGAATgccccttttttttcttctgggGGATCCAAGTATATTTCAGCGGAGAGTTTTACATTCACCACGTGAAAAATGGAAAGGTAATGGCTTGATCAGagactttcttttttccttcgaaATTTAACACGTTTACAACAAGCATGTTTAAAGGGGGTTGTTGTACCCAGAAAGAGTCTTCCTAGTTCCTCCCCTCGCTGTCCTCTACCACCACCCCTTTTTTTAAGGTTCGCTCTATGAGCCACCATAAGCATGCGTGGATTTCATGCGTCACCCTCATGTAATTCTGCTCTTTTaccgtatttttttttaaaagcagcATTTGGTTTGGATATTAAGGCGATTTCGATAATCTgaattatgtaaataataatattttattgattcaattaagatgtatttaaatgtaaataagttaagatatgtgtttaaatttctaaattaagttgaaatgaatttactttttttataaaaaattaaaaaagtaataataattgaTTTAAAGTCActccaacaaccaaacacaaccttaaaagtGTAATATCTCAATCCATACTCCCACAGGGGTTGACACTAGAGATCTTCAACAACCGCCACAATTTAGTCAAATTTGATGTTCCCTTTCTGCTTGAAGCTTCACGCCACGCTTGTGGTTATGGTATGTCATATGACAATCCTCTCTGTAGACCACCCACAATAACCACCATCACAATGGGCTTATTATTGGTCAACAGTAACAGCAGTctattaaaacaataaatcatatGACCCTGGCCACTTTTTTGGTTCCTATTTCCCTTTTCTGCATTTCTTTTtcgctttttcattttttttcactgTTTTACACCGTTCTGGCTGGTTTGGGGGCGGTATAATAGAGGTCCCCTGCCTTACCCCTGTACATTGGATTGCATATTCAATAAGTTATCTTGCTTAGGAAATAAGCATGTCTAAAGAGAAACATCATTGAGAAGTCTCATCATTTCCCCCACCAATAGTTGCCACTGTTTCATCCTGCGGCAACTTGGGTTTAAGAATATCATCTTGTAATGGTGAAACTTTATTCGTACCATCATCTTGGCTAAGAAGCTCTTTTGACTCATCATTTGACTCTTCAGTACGGGGATCTCCAGCTTCTTTGAAAGTAGCTTCTTCCTGCGGTTTCTGAGTTTGTGAAATGGACAAAGGAAGAGGAGCAACACCCAACCCTTTGGAAAGGCAAACATACTTGAAGACAAGTTGTTTGTAATTATTTAGCAGCTCTTCTACGTCGTTGACTGTTAGGTCACCACCATGCGCAAACAAGTAAGGATAATCCCGAAAGACTTGGCTCACCACATCCTCCTTCAAAAGCATAGTTGCTCCTTTGTTCTCCAAATCTGAGAGGAAGGGGATTTTCTTCATCAATGATGTATCTTTTGCATCCGGGACCATATTACTTTGGGATTTTGTTTCAGACGACTTGGCTCGTGTTATGGAGTCCCTTTCATTAGAAACATTCAAAGACTGATGCCTAGGTTCCACAGGTTCTGCTCTAGACCAACCATCCTTATCACTTTGATCAGTCTGACCATCCAAATCAGCTGAAAGCCCAGAAAGAAGTGCTCGAGCATATTCCATGTTCTTTTCAAACTCAGTTTCTTCCATTGAAAGTGCCTTTGCGTCAATATTGGAGATGAAAGACTCAGCCGAGAGCATGTTCGTGAAAAAATATGCAGGTTCTGCAACTAATCGAGATTGATGCCGGTACCTTTGAATATACGACAGGTTTGAGTGCAGTTTCGGAGGGTTTGCCTGCAGGACATCGTTCATGcgatcaaatataaaattaagaatgTCACATTTTAAGGGACATTAACCAAAAGAGATATGAAGTATGGAGGTCATCATTTGCAAAGCATTATTGGTAGTAATCAGGCTTTGCATCAATCCAATATTTGCACTCTCTCCCTTCCTGATCTCCCCTGTAAAAGAACAGATGAAAGGGATGCTACCATTCATGATATCCCAAGGCATACTGCATGTCTTTTAATGTGATCTTATCACCATAATATAATAGCATAAACAACATGTTTCTCCTTTAGTTCTATTCACGGCCAATGATTAATCgactttttttcttataaataaataatccaaaACAAGGATACAAATTCCATCACGTACACCATAATAGCTATATGAACCATCAtagttcttttaaaaaagaaataacagaAACATTTCGACAATCAAATTATGTAATCATGCTATATCTTGTATCTCACCTTTATAGTAACATAAATCAGGACAGGAAGAAACTCGTCAGCTCCTGGAGGGTTTTCATTTGAAGCTATAGAAGCATTAAGCAATAAGTTGCTGATAACCTTGCAACAATTAAGGATACAAACAAGCTTGTCTCTTGGTGCCTTGTACATATTAATCTTATGCAGTTCTTTCTGTGCTAGCTGCCAAAACAGAATTAGAGATGTAGGTAAGAATTCAATTGAAaaggattaaaatatttttttataaaaaaacacacatactaaacacacacacaaaccaGTTTCACAACACGTAATTGAGTGTGGAGGTTAACAGGAATAGAAACAGTTTTGTTAGCCTTTCAAGGTTGTTACATCCAACATTTTAAAGGTTGTTCCATCATGCACTTCTTGTGATTTCATTTAAAAGTTATTGTCTCACAATTTCAAATTAGTGGTTTAACAGTGCCGGAGACATCATATGCAGAATTCTTGGGAGAAAGTAAAATACATAAGATTTCACCTCtataaagaaaaagatagtTTATCTGTAACAAAGAATTTGCTATTCAGGCAATGGATTCAACAGATTCCAATTCAATGCATGATCAACTTGCCTTACTGATAAAATTCAGCCAATGCAAGACTCAAGAAATTTATTGGGACCTAGCTTTCATCAAACAGCTAACAGCCCAAAAATTAAAGGATCCACACAAAGTACGCGATTTTGTTTAATGGGCAATGTGTGACATTCGGTATGTGGATTGTGGAGTCAACATGAATCCAAATATTGATAGAGAACTTAAATTATGAAACTTTCCTGATAGGATCATTTGTCACCCCTGAAATTTTGGATGCTATttatagtaattttttaattatttcctgATAGGGATGCATAAAATATCTTCTATTTTGTATGCtactttattaaattattatagcTGTCTTGTGTTAGAAGAATATAAGAAATGTTAGTTTAAAAGGGATTATGGCTGCCTAGGAGAAGTTTGTCAAAGTCAGGaccattttaaattgaaaaaccaGATCGTAGGAGAGAAAACAGATCTGGTTGAGGATAAATAGAAGACTGGACTGAACTGCAGAGTATCTCATCCTACACCACCctcaaacccccccccccccccccccttctccccccaaaaaaagaaaaaagaaaaaaaaaaaggatttttgTTGCATAATAAAACAGATTTGGAGCAACAAGAAAACTATTTATTGTCGAAAATCCTAGGGAATGTGTTTTGACAatgttttcaaataaaacatccttgatcaaattttaaaatatgatgtgCTATTTACTAAGTattcaaatcatttttgtttttatgttttaaaactTCTTCCTAGGTAACAATGAGGACAAATCTGCAGAGTCAGAAGGGGAGACATTGACCTACTGGAGTTTAATAGGATCATAGAAGCTATTGGGATTTTCGTATAGGCTTATTTTATGACATTATGATTTTTCTTACATTTGAATAGTCAGATTTGTTATCTATATCACTTTAAGGTCTAACTAACCAGGGCATGACCACTTTTTGATTGAGGAATATATGGAAGACAAAAGTTCCTCCGAAAGTAGCTTTCTTCGTTTGGACAGCTTCTCTAACTACAGACAATCTGAGGAAACATGATTTAATGGTGTTggactggtgttgcatgtgtaagaagAGTGAGGAATCTGTAGATCACCTGTTTCATCATGGGTCATGCGTAGGCTGGAGGATTTTCTAGCAAGCTCGAGAGGACTCCAAGGCAATCCACAAGTGGCAGCAATATAGAAGATGCCCtctatatgtatgtgttggtgCATTTGGCGGGAGAGAAATGATAGGAGCTTTGAGGATCGCGAGAGGACACTGGATGAGCATAAAGTTTTATTCTTTAAAACCTTGTTCTTATGGGCAGGGgtcattgattttaatggacTTAATGTCCATGAATTTCTACTTTCGGTTGTAAACCCTAGTTAAGTACTTCTCATGTATGCatcatgtgtacttgggctatgcctccTTTTcctatgaataaaatatattgattacctatataaaaataaaaaaataaaaaaaaggtttaataAAGTTCTAGTCATGTTTgaactttaaatatttaatatctctagaaatcttttttttaccAGTTAATATCACTTAGAACTCTTAACACTAATGAAATTAAACATCCAATTAATGTCAATGCATTACATCACTTatagagagagagcgagagagagagagatcacatAGTCTGTACTTACAAGCCATGATGTTTCATTTTGATAGGTTGGTTTAATATCCAAGTTTTCTGGTTGAATGAATTGTTGAATCAAAGCGATCTTCTCAGAAAGTCTGTCATCAAATTGTACGTCATTTGGATGCGAAGCAAATACACGGGGAAATAACTTCGTCATGACATACTTCTCTAGTCCCTGAAATTTAAAGAAAGCACAGCGGTAAAGAAACCAGTGTAGATAAAAGTATGATAAACAAACGGCACATCTTAcaatgagaggaaaaaaatacaaaacaaagaaaccaaaatagaaatgaaaacaataaaatgacccaaaagaataattaaagaaataaccAGCCATTTGCTACTTTGACAACATAAATAAAAGTGAATACTGCATGAATGGTCTTGCAAGTATTTGCACTGAGAAAAAGGGAGAATATTAGTTGTTTGGCCAAAAACTATTGTTTTGTTAGTGGCAAAATtcaccaaataaataaatctagacCAAAATGACATCACTTTGGTTGATATCAAAATACATCTCAAAGTCGCTACTCTCCCTTTTTCTGAGGTTCttaatgatgatattttccaaGTATTACAGCTGAGCTTGTTTAGCATATACTTATCGATCAAAAGATGAGGGgagttaagaaaaaagaattgaGGTCAGTTCTGAACCAGTTTTTGGACTTGTCTAGCCATCAAAGTAAGATTCCTAGGGTATAAGTGTCCTAGGCCACACTCTCTATGCTACTCACCAATTGCTTGCATGTAAAGTATTAGATATAGTGGCCTTCGCATGTAATCCCTGGGGAGGAGAGAAAAATTGGGACTTTGTTGggtcaaaacttttttttataagacttCATTGGTTCAAAACTAATGATGAACTTTCAGATAAtgcaatttgttttatttgttatagTCAGACTTGAACCTGAAGCCTAACCCAGCCTCCACTAACCCCAACACCATCTGAGCTACGGCTGAGCCTGGAATGCAATGTTAGCTTGACGGCTTTGACAGAGACTTAAATCTCCATATTTTTATGATTATGCAACCTCACAATGCACATTTATTATTGTCAGAGAAGACATCCTCACTGGCCCACTGGCCCGTACATAATGTCATTCAATATGATAGCCGTGCTGGAAAGAGCTTGTACATCACAATAATAACACAACCATACcataaagaagataaaaatacacTGCAACTGCCCAGAAACTCACTTCACCAGAACTGTCCAGTTCCTCCTCTGAGCAACCAGCCCAAAGTGGATGAGCTCTGAAAGCTGCTTCCATCTTGGTAAAGAACTCCTGTATTGCAGCACTGTCCTTCTCTGGATCAGGAACATTGTTTGAAAACGAGACAATAAAACTGCCACGTGAAATACATCACATTCAAGACCTTGGACATAATTATTTCATAAAGAGAAAATCATTATTACCATATCCACAAATATGCAGAAACGAAGAACCTTTTTCAGCGAAGaaataaattggaaaaaaataaaaataataaaaaataataataataataataaaaataattaaaaaaaaaaaaaaacttgcaaatCATCTGTGGAAAGGCTATCATGAACTCCTATGCACTCTTCCATTATTCCAGGCCTCTCTCAATTACCATTAGCCGCACGCCTACTCAATCGATAGAGAATTCAATGAAGCTCTACAGTTAACTTGTTATCGAACAAATCAACATCTCAGAGTTGAACATTATTGTCCTTCCACTATCAACTTTTACCGACCCATGTGCACCGATTCGACAATTCGCATGGTCTATACGATGAATGTAAGCGTGAGTTGCTTTACAAGAACTCCAAATTAATATTTGAAGGGAAAGCCCAGGGCAAGGCTTTGCTACGGTGCTCTCAAGATGAAAGTTTCTAATTTGAAGAATAGTTTAAGATACATCCCGTATCAGTCAAAATTTAGTTTCCACGATAGTCCAAATAATGTCGAGAACTTAATCAACTATAACCAATCGACCATAAGGCCTTCGGAAAGCATCACAAACGTCTAACAATTAACAAATCGTCAGTCTGATTCGTTTGAACGGAAATTTTAACGTTGAATGCATCAATAAAGGCACCAGATAAACCGGGAAAAAAATGAACTCTTCGATTAGGAAAGGTTTTCGATCATAGAAAAAATGCAGTTACCTTTTGATGGATTTGACCAAATCAGCAGCAGAGGGTTGTTTCATGCGGTCCAGAAAGTCTTGGAGACCCAAGAACACGTCTGCGTTCTCCATCCACCCGAAAACGTCCGATTGAGTCAAGATCTGAGCTTtctgaagaacaattacaaattACTCGGCCAGCTTAGCTCAAGACGCATAGACTAGGAAGCAGAGTCCGTAACAGGGAAGTCGCTGCTTGggtttctttttaaaaaaataataataatttttattttttaaggaatTGCTTAGGCCCAATCCAAGGCCTTTGCGGGAAGAGATCCTTGGACCCAGCCCAATAAAACCTACGTAGGTGATATCCATCTCGACATACAAATACATTTATTAAGCAGTACATAAAGACGAATATTTTAACTCTAACTTGCTCAAATTCTGGCATAAAGATCGCAAACATCTGGCGAAGGATCGAGATTTCTTACAATTTTCTGCCTTAAACATCATGAATAATTCGTAGATAGACATATCAATCTCATTTAACGGTGAGGAGTTCGAACCTGTTTCTCCCATTTAGAGATCAGACCTTATATCATCTGGTTCAAaagattttaacttttcatgttaagattaatattaataatatgtaatatttaatattatgagATTCACATATTGTGTCTGTTCTCTCCGGATTATAAAAGGTGTTAGAGATTGAACATTTGAAGTTTATCAATAATCTCAGTCATCCGACCAGCTGGCCATTTGATAGGATAATTCAATACAGCATTAGCTGTGCTGTGTTCAGAGCCATGTTTCTTTGGACCAGAGTTCATTTACCGAGCAAAGCATTGTGTTTGTTACTTCATTCTTATATAATGTATCCTTCACACTAATACATACAAAGAAAGATGGGTTGGAGGTGTTGAGGAATAATTACATTGCCTCTAGACAAGGTCTTGGGTATGTTTAtaagaaatgaataatcttcTCTTGTTGAACCGATTTTATGAGATAAGTTAAACCCATAAATTccttcatggtatcagagcctgcCACATGACGAATGGAGATCCACACTACTTACCGTGTGACAAGGACCAAGAAAAATGCTGGCATGCATGTGAGGGGGGTTTTGAGGAATTATCACACATTACCTTGGACAAAGTATTGAGCATGTTTATAAGGAATGAACAATCCTCTATTGTTGAACTGGTTTTATGAAATGAGTTAGGTCAATGAATTTTTTCACGAGGAtctaattctaaaataaatCAGTACTAAACCACTGAAAGTGAGAGCAAACAGCTCGATACTCCTCTGGTTAAAAGGCATAGACCTCTAAAATACATGCAATTGCTGACCACCTTAAAATACATGCATGTTCTTGAACACAAATAGTGAAGAAAAGAAACTAGGAATCTCATCCAACTT contains:
- the LOC122308938 gene encoding vacuolar protein sorting-associated protein 9A-like isoform X1, yielding MENADVFLGLQDFLDRMKQPSAADLVKSIKSFIVSFSNNVPDPEKDSAAIQEFFTKMEAAFRAHPLWAGCSEEELDSSGEGLEKYVMTKLFPRVFASHPNDVQFDDRLSEKIALIQQFIQPENLDIKPTYQNETSWLLAQKELHKINMYKAPRDKLVCILNCCKVISNLLLNASIASNENPPGADEFLPVLIYVTIKANPPKLHSNLSYIQRYRHQSRLVAEPAYFFTNMLSAESFISNIDAKALSMEETEFEKNMEYARALLSGLSADLDGQTDQSDKDGWSRAEPVEPRHQSLNVSNERDSITRAKSSETKSQSNMVPDAKDTSLMKKIPFLSDLENKGATMLLKEDVVSQVFRDYPYLFAHGGDLTVNDVEELLNNYKQLVFKYVCLSKGLGVAPLPLSISQTQKPQEEATFKEAGDPRTEESNDESKELLSQDDGTNKVSPLQDDILKPKLPQDETVATIGGGNDETSQ
- the LOC122308938 gene encoding vacuolar protein sorting-associated protein 9A-like isoform X2, with product MEAAFRAHPLWAGCSEEELDSSGEGLEKYVMTKLFPRVFASHPNDVQFDDRLSEKIALIQQFIQPENLDIKPTYQNETSWLLAQKELHKINMYKAPRDKLVCILNCCKVISNLLLNASIASNENPPGADEFLPVLIYVTIKANPPKLHSNLSYIQRYRHQSRLVAEPAYFFTNMLSAESFISNIDAKALSMEETEFEKNMEYARALLSGLSADLDGQTDQSDKDGWSRAEPVEPRHQSLNVSNERDSITRAKSSETKSQSNMVPDAKDTSLMKKIPFLSDLENKGATMLLKEDVVSQVFRDYPYLFAHGGDLTVNDVEELLNNYKQLVFKYVCLSKGLGVAPLPLSISQTQKPQEEATFKEAGDPRTEESNDESKELLSQDDGTNKVSPLQDDILKPKLPQDETVATIGGGNDETSQ
- the LOC122308938 gene encoding vacuolar protein sorting-associated protein 9A-like isoform X3, whose protein sequence is MGLEKYVMTKLFPRVFASHPNDVQFDDRLSEKIALIQQFIQPENLDIKPTYQNETSWLLAQKELHKINMYKAPRDKLVCILNCCKVISNLLLNASIASNENPPGADEFLPVLIYVTIKANPPKLHSNLSYIQRYRHQSRLVAEPAYFFTNMLSAESFISNIDAKALSMEETEFEKNMEYARALLSGLSADLDGQTDQSDKDGWSRAEPVEPRHQSLNVSNERDSITRAKSSETKSQSNMVPDAKDTSLMKKIPFLSDLENKGATMLLKEDVVSQVFRDYPYLFAHGGDLTVNDVEELLNNYKQLVFKYVCLSKGLGVAPLPLSISQTQKPQEEATFKEAGDPRTEESNDESKELLSQDDGTNKVSPLQDDILKPKLPQDETVATIGGGNDETSQ